One Gordonia pseudamarae genomic window, CCGGGATCGAGACCGTCACACCCTGCAGGTACGTGCGTGGCCGAACGTGGACATTCGTGAGGGTAACGACCGCAGTCATGGCGCGCTTTCGAGCCCGTCGTGACAAAGGGACTGCGGCAGCAGTCCGCACGTTGAACTTCGCCCGCATCGATGCGCCCACGGCCGGGTGGCCCCTCACGTGGGCCGGTGCCAGACCCTGATGGGGACTGCCTGGCAATGAAACAGTCGATCTACCATCAAAATATGGACAATCGAGCTGAGACCCGCGAGTTCCTCATGACCCGCCGGGCGAAGCTGAGCCCGGAGGACACCGGTCTGCCGGACTTCGGCGGCATCCGCCGGGTCCCGGGGCTGCGCCGCGAGGAGGTCGCGCTGCTGGCCGGGGTCAGCGTCGAGTACTACACGCGCCTGGAGCGCGGCGGGCTCGCCGGGGTCTCCGACGGCGTCCTCGACGCCCTCGTCCGGGCACTGCAGCTCGACGACGCCGAGCGCGAGCACCTGTTCGACCTCAGCCGGGCCGCCGGACCCGCGCCGAAGACCGCGCGGAAGAAGCGCGGCCAGGTCTCGGCGAGCCTGCAGCGGCTGCTGGACGGCATGACCGGGGTGCCGGCGTTCATCCGCAACGGCCGCCTCGACGTGCTGGCGATCAACGCGCTGGGCCAAATGCTCTACTCGGAGGCGTTCGTGCACTCCGCGCGACCGGTGAACCTGGCCCGGTTCTGCTTCCTCGACGAGGGTGCGCACCGGCTCTACCCGGACTGGCAGAAGGCCGCCGACATCGCCGTCGCGCTGCTGCACACCGAGGCCGGCCGAGACCCCTCCGATGACGGGCTGACCGAACTGGTGGGCGAGCTGAACACGAGGTCGGAGGACTTCCGCACGCTCTGGGCCAAGCACGACGTGCGACTGCACCAGAACGGCTACAAGGACTTCCGCCACCCCCTCGTCGGCGACCTGCACCTGAGCATTGACGCCCTGGAGATGCCCGCCCAGCACGGGCTGACGCTCACCGCCTACAGCGCCGATCCGAACACGCCGTCGGAGGCACGGATGCGGCGGCTGGCCGAGCAGGTCCACGGCACCGACGGCGCTCGGATAGCCGCGAGGGCGTCCACTGCGGAGTAGTCCCTCCTGTTCGCTACCCGGGCAGATCGGTGGCGGTGATCGCAGCTGAGAGCCGCCAGAGCTCCTCGGCGCCGGGGCGGTCGACGGCGTACGGTTCGACTCCGCCGGGTCCAGGTGGTCATTGAGTGGCTCCTTTCATGTTTCATGTATGGGGTGTCGTATCGAATGCCGCGTTGCGAGGCAGAGGCGGGATCCCTCTGAAGGGGCCGCTCGTAGGGATGAGCGGCCGGTGCGGCGGAATCGTTGGCACCCACCTCGGCGAATAGCTCGGCGATGGCGAGGCCGATCCCCTTGCTCGCCCCCGTGACGATCGCTGTCTTGTCTTCCAGTAGTGCGCGCATCTGCGTGCCTCTCCTCCGTTGAGAAGTGTTCGCGTCTTTGTTGGTGTCACTTGCCGCTGTAGACGGGGAAGGCGCCGGCCTCGCCGTAGTCCTGGTCGTGCAGGTTCTGCAGCGCAGCCATGTCGTCGTCGGAGATGGTGAAGTCGACCTGGGCGTTAGAGCGCATGTGGTCGGGATTCGCCGTCTTCGGCAGAGACACGGTGCCCAGCTGGATGGTGTAGCGGATGCACAGCTGTGGCACGGTGACGGCGTACTTCTCGGCCATCGCGTTGACGTCGGCGTTGTCGAGGATCTCGCCGTGGGCGATGGGTGAGTAGGCCTCGACGCGGATGCCCTTGGACTCGCAGTAGTCCAGCAGCTCGGTCGGGGTGTTGCCGGCGTGGACGAGCAACTGGTTGACGTGCGGCGTAACGGTCGCGGTCTCCAGCAGGCTGTCGAGATCGGACTGCAGGAAGTTCGACACGCCGATCGCGCGGACCTTGCCCGCCTGGTGCGCCTCTTCGAGGGCCTTCCAGGCCTGTCGGTTCCCATCTGCGTAGTCCCCGCCGCGGAAGTCCGCCCAGGGCTGCGGAGCATGGATGAGGAACAGGTCGACGTAGTCCAGGTCCATCGTGGCCAACGACTCGTCGATCGCGGCGACCGCACTGTCGTAGTCCTTGATCTCCGCGGCGAGCTTCGTGGAGACGAAGAGGGCCTCACGGGCGACGCCGGAGGTGCGCACGCCTTCGCCGACACCTCGCTCGTTGCCGTAGGCCTGGGCGGTGTCGATGTTGCGGTAGCCGATCTCGACCGCTGCGCGGACGGCGTCGGCGGCTTGGTCGTCGTCGATGAACCAGGTGCCCAGCCCCAGCTTGGGGATCTCGACGCCGCCGGTCAGGGTGTAGGTCTCGTTCAGAATGCTCATGATTGTCAGTTCACTTTCCGTTGTTGGGCAGCTGGCCGTAGACCTCGTCGGTGACCGGCTCGAGCCATTCGTTCCTCACGCCCTCGCCGGGCGTGATGAAGGCCAGGTGGGAGAACCACGCGTCGGCCTTCGCTCCGTGCCAGTGCTTGGTTCCGGCCGGCACGCGGATCGCGGTGCCCGGGACCATGCTGACCGGGTCCTCGCCTTCGGCCTGGTACCAACCGGAGCCTGCGGTGCACAGAAGGATCTGATCGCCGCCGCCGTTTTCACCGTGGTGGATGTGCCAATTGTTGCGGCATCCCGGCTCGAACGACACATTCGACACCGGCACGCTGCCATCGGTCAGCGGGGCGAGGTAGCTCTGTCCGATGAAGTACTGCGCGAACGCGTCGTTGGGCTCCCCGGTCGGGAAGATCTGGTCGAATCCGTTCTCACTCATTCCATTCTCCTTCTGTTCGATCGCGCCTGGATGGTCACCAGGCGTAGGACTGCGGGGCGACGCCGGGACCGGGCCGGATCCGGTCCAACTCAGTCAGCGTCTCGGCGTCCAGCACGATCTCGTCACGCCTGCCGGTGTGCTGGAGCCATTCGCCGATGATCTCCTCGGAGGTGCCGAAGCCCTGGATCATGTCCGGTGTCTGCGGACCGCCGTAGACATCGGCGGTGTCGATGTGGTTGATGCTGAGGTCGAAGGCTCGGTCCAGGACCTCGAAGGCCTCGTCCTTGCCGGCGGCGTCGCCGAAGTTCATGGCGCCCAGCGCGATCCTCGAGACCTGTAGGCCGGACCGGCTCAGATGCGCGTACTCCATGGCTCTGCTCGTTCTCTCCTCGCGTCTGTTCATCGCCTGTGCGTCTGTTCATCGCTTGTGATTCCACGCTAGGCCGGTACCCGGGCCGGTGGCAGACCCTGCTGGTACCACCCCTGGCCCAGGCTCCCCGGCGGCGGTCGGGATCAGTCGTCGATGGCGACGACGACTTTCCCGGTCACCAGGCCCGAGCGTAGGCGGTCCGCGATCTCGTCGGGGCGGCTCAGCGGCAGGCCGCTGTCGATGAC contains:
- a CDS encoding helix-turn-helix transcriptional regulator, with the translated sequence MDNRAETREFLMTRRAKLSPEDTGLPDFGGIRRVPGLRREEVALLAGVSVEYYTRLERGGLAGVSDGVLDALVRALQLDDAEREHLFDLSRAAGPAPKTARKKRGQVSASLQRLLDGMTGVPAFIRNGRLDVLAINALGQMLYSEAFVHSARPVNLARFCFLDEGAHRLYPDWQKAADIAVALLHTEAGRDPSDDGLTELVGELNTRSEDFRTLWAKHDVRLHQNGYKDFRHPLVGDLHLSIDALEMPAQHGLTLTAYSADPNTPSEARMRRLAEQVHGTDGARIAARASTAE
- a CDS encoding aldo/keto reductase, which translates into the protein MSILNETYTLTGGVEIPKLGLGTWFIDDDQAADAVRAAVEIGYRNIDTAQAYGNERGVGEGVRTSGVAREALFVSTKLAAEIKDYDSAVAAIDESLATMDLDYVDLFLIHAPQPWADFRGGDYADGNRQAWKALEEAHQAGKVRAIGVSNFLQSDLDSLLETATVTPHVNQLLVHAGNTPTELLDYCESKGIRVEAYSPIAHGEILDNADVNAMAEKYAVTVPQLCIRYTIQLGTVSLPKTANPDHMRSNAQVDFTISDDDMAALQNLHDQDYGEAGAFPVYSGK
- a CDS encoding cupin domain-containing protein; translation: MSENGFDQIFPTGEPNDAFAQYFIGQSYLAPLTDGSVPVSNVSFEPGCRNNWHIHHGENGGGDQILLCTAGSGWYQAEGEDPVSMVPGTAIRVPAGTKHWHGAKADAWFSHLAFITPGEGVRNEWLEPVTDEVYGQLPNNGK
- a CDS encoding aldo/keto reductase, with translation MEYAHLSRSGLQVSRIALGAMNFGDAAGKDEAFEVLDRAFDLSINHIDTADVYGGPQTPDMIQGFGTSEEIIGEWLQHTGRRDEIVLDAETLTELDRIRPGPGVAPQSYAW